The Nicotiana tabacum cultivar K326 chromosome 5, ASM71507v2, whole genome shotgun sequence sequence TTCATGTCTTGGAAACTTGACATCACTTAAATGGTTGGATTTGGATGGGAACTACTTCACTGGAAATATAGACTCACATCCATTTTGGAGGAGACTCGCATCACTTGAGTACTTGGATATTTCATTTAATCAATTTGAAGTTCCACCGTCATTCAAGCAGTTCGCCAACCATTCAAAACTGACATACTTGAATGTTGGCCATAATACAATAACTAGAGACACCGAATTTCAGAATGGGATCCCAAATTTCCAGTTGCAGTTTTTTGCTGTTGAGGGATGTATAAACCTTCAGAAATTGCCTTCTTTCCTTCACTACCAGTATGACTTGAGAGTTCTTGCTATTGATGGAAATCAATTGCCAGGAAACTTTCAACCTGGTTGTTAGAGAATAACACCAGACTTGGAGGACTTTATGCTAGAGATAATGCTTTCATTGGACCGTTGAAGTTGCCATCAACTT is a genomic window containing:
- the LOC107806525 gene encoding cuscuta receptor 1-like, which encodes MSSLRKLELGGSNSNSTNILQSLKSFSSLESLAYIHSNLTAPVITYALTNLSSLEYLYLEGSALNENFLSSIGQMTSLKVLSLAFGGNYGTLPNQGWCELKNIQELAFTNNNFEGTLPSCLGNLTSLKWLDLDGNYFTGNIDSHPFWRRLASLEYLDISFNQFEVPPSFKQFANHSKLTYLNVGHNTITRDTEFQNGIPNFQLQFFAVEGCINLQKLPSFLHYQYDLRVLAIDGNQLPGNFQPGC